Proteins from a genomic interval of Trifolium pratense cultivar HEN17-A07 linkage group LG6, ARS_RC_1.1, whole genome shotgun sequence:
- the LOC123893133 gene encoding MLP-like protein 423 — protein MASSNGKVEVEVEVKSNAEKFWSTLKDSAFPKAFPYDYKSIEILEGDGKTAGSIRLVTFGEGSPLVKITKEKIDVFDDSKRTLTYSVIDGDLLKYFKKFKGHISVTPKGDGSLVKWSSEFEKGSHEVPELELIKEFAVKTFLKVDDYTLNA, from the exons ATGGCTAGTAGCAATGGAAAAGTTGAGGTAGAAGTTGAAGTAAAGTCTAATGCGGAGAAGTTTTGGAGTACTCTTAAGGACTCTGCATTCCCAAAAGCTTTCCCATATGATTACAAAAGCATTGAAATTCTCGAAGGTGATGGGAAGACTGCCGGTTCTATCCGACTAGTCACTTTTGGTGAAG GGTCACCACTTGTGAAGATAACCAAAGAGAAGATTGATGTTTTTGATGATTCAAAGAGAACACTAACCTATAGTGTGATTGATGGAGACCTTCTAAAgtactttaaaaaatttaagggaCACATTAGTGTGACACCTAAGGGTGATGGAAGTTTGGTGAAATGGTCCTCTGAGTTTGAAAAAGGTAGCCATGAGGTTCCTGAGCTAGAACTCATCAAGGAATTTGCTGTTAAGACCTTTCTTAAGGTTGATGATTATACCTTAAATGCATAA